A single Pagrus major chromosome 19, Pma_NU_1.0 DNA region contains:
- the pld1b gene encoding phospholipase D1, producing MLRQSEPTSSTLELVANDMTGIMEKLDTRELDLEDGEYDITDSNAPAERLPLTAIYHTVGFKEPTAKVFLSSPITAKILEVERFTSAQDRFNVSNQRSVSKSMPAVFKIELKHGEFTWLVKRKEKHFMDLHRDLRTYKTFMRLPLPSRSHTVKRQTATRSEVREMPNLPRGGGDELGREEQVSSRRKQLEDYLNNLLKMPMYRNYHATMEFIDVSQLSFIHDLGPKGLEGMVQKRSGGHRIPGMNCCGRSKMCYRWSKRWLVVKDSFLLYMKPDSGAISFVMLVDKEFNIKMDSKDTETKHGVRIDSLSRSLVLKCSSYRHARWWGQAIEGFVQKHGSAFLTDHRFGSFARQEVNIPAKWYVNGKTYMEDVADALEEAKEEIFITDWWLSPEIFLKRPVVEGNRWRLDCILRRKAQQGVRIFVMLYKEVELALGINSGYSKRTLLHLHPNIKVMRHPDHVSSAVYLWAHHEKIIVIDQSVAFVGGIDLAYGRWDDREHRLTDVGSVTLSHLDQAVAASSNNASPANGSGAAPQSNGKGIFTVTDSLDQPKLKGQGRLKRTRFSIKKHLQKHGLAQADSDSDLENDERSGSVRSLQTGVGELFGNTRFWHGKDYCNFVHKDWIQLDKPFDDFIDRHTTPRMPWHDIASVVHGKAARDVARHFIQRWNFTKLVKPKYRSLTYPCLLPKSHTTAGEQRYQVPNCVPAKVQILRSASDWSAGIKYHEESIHNAYVHVIEKSQHFVYIENQFFISCADNRHVFNKIGDAIAERIIRAYREGTRYRVYVVTPLLPGFEGDINTGGGSAIQAVMHFNYRTMNRGDHSIISQLRREMGDQWMNYISIAGLRTHADLEGKLVTELIYVHSKMLIADDNTVIIGSANINDRSMLGKRDSEVAVIVEDSETVTAVMDGQEYQAGKYALQLRLECFKTILGGHTDPSIDVSDPISEQFYKEVWMATCARNATIYQKVFRCLPSSDVRNILELEGYLAKQGLDKEDPARAHEELKKIRGFLVQFPLQFLSEQNLLPPIGSKEAMVPMEVWT from the exons ATGTTGCGCCAGTCCGAGCCGACCTCCAGCACCCTGGAGCTGGTTGCCAACGATATGACCGGCATCATGGAGAAGTTGGACACCCGCGAGCTCGACCTGGAGGACGGCGAGTACGACATAACCGACTCCAACGCCCCAG cgGAGCGTTTGCCTTTAACGGCGATCTACCACACGGTGGGTTTCAAAGAGCCCACGGCCAAAGTCTTCCTGTCCTCTCCGATCACCGCCAAGATCCTGGAGGTGGAGCGGTTCACCTCGGCTCAGGACCGCTTCAACGTCTCCAACCAGAGGAGCGTCAGCAAG TCGATGCCGGCGGTGTTTAAGATCGAGTTGAAGCACGGGGAGTTCACATGGCtggtgaagaggaaggagaaacaCTTCATGGACCTCCACAGAGACCTGAGGACCTACAAGACCTTCATGAGGCTGCCGCTGCCGTCACGCAG TCACACGGTGAAAAGGCAGACGGCGACGAGGAGCGAGGTGAGGGAGATGCCGAACCtccccagaggaggaggagacgaacTGGGCCGAGAGGAGCAAGTTTCCAGTCGCAGG aaACAACTTGAAGATTACTTGAACAACCTTCTAAAGATGCCGATGTACAGGAACTACCACGCAACG atGGAGTTCATCGATGTTAGTCAGCTGTCCTTCATCCACGACCTGGGACCAAAAGGCTT aGAAGGGATGGTGCAGAAGCGATCCGGCGGCCATCGCATCCCCGGGATGAACTGCTGTGGTCGCAGCAAAATGTGCTACCGCTGGTCCAAACG ctggCTTGTGGTGAAGGACTCGTTCCTGCTGTACATGAAGCCCGACTCGGGCGCCATCTCCTTTGTGATGCTGGTGGACAAAGAGTTCAACATCAAGATGGACTCCAAAGACACGGAGACCAAACACGGCGTCCGCATCGACAGTCTGTCCAG gtcaTTGGTGCTGAAGTGCAGCAGCTACAGACACGCCCGCTGGTGGGGTCAGGCCATCGAAGGCTTCGTCCAGAAGCACGGCTCAGCCTTCCTCACCGACCACCGCTTCGGATCCTTcgccagacaggaagtgaacatCCCTGCCAAATG GTATGTGAATGGGAAAACATACATGGAGGACGTGGCCGATGCTCTCGAAGAAGCCAAAGAGGAAATATTCATCACAGACTGGtg GCTGAGTCCAGAGATCTTCCTGAAGAGGCCGGTTGTGGAGGGCAACCGCTGGCGTCTGGACTGCATACTGAGACGCAAAGCG CAACAAGGCGTGCGGATCTTTGTGATGCTGTACAAGGAGGTGGAGTTAGCTCTGGGCATCAACTCAGGATACAGCAAGAGAACGCTGCTGCACCTCCACCCCAACATCAAG GTGATGCGTCACCCGGACCACGTCTCCTCCGCCGTCTACCTGTGGGCGCATCACGAGAAGATCATCGTCATCGACCAGTCGGTGGCCTTCGTCGGCGGGATTGACCTGGCGTACGGTCGCTGGGACGACAGGGAGCACCGGTTGACGGACGTCGGGAGTGTTACGCTCTCACACTTGGACcag GCTGtagctgcctcctccaataaCGCGTCCCCGGCCAACGGCAGCGGCGCCGCTCCTCAGAGCAACGGGAAGGGAATCTTTACTGTGACGGACTCGTTGGACCAGCCCAAGCTGAAAGGACAGGGGAGGCTGAAGAGGACGAGGTTCAGCATCAAGAAACACCTGCAGAAACACGGGCTCGCCCAGGCCGACAGCGACAGCGACCTGGAGAACGACGAGA gaaGCGGTTCAGTTCGTAGTCTACAAACAGGAGTGGGAGAGTTGTTCGGAAACACGCGGTTCTGGCACGGAAAAGACTACTGCAACTTCGTGCACAAGGACTGGATTCAGCTGGACAAACCGTTCGATG atttcatagacagacacacaactcCCAGAATGCCCTGGCACGACATCGCCTCCGTGGTTCATGGGAAAGCGGCTCGAGATGTGGCGAGACACTTTATCCAGCGGTGGAACTTCAccaag CTCGTGAAGCCGAAGTACCGCTCTCTGACGTATCCATGTCTGCTGCCCAAGTCTCACACCACCGCTGGAGAGCAGCGGTACCAAGTCCCCAACTGTGTCCCCGCCAAAGTGCAG ATCCTTCGCtcagcctctgattggtcggccGGCATCAAATACCACGAGGAGTCCATCCACAACGCCTACGTGCACGTCATCGAGAAGAGCCAACACTTCGTCTACATAGAG AATCAGTTCTTCATCAGCTGTGCGGACAACAGACACGTTTTCAACAAGATAGGAGACGCTATCGCCGAACGCATCATCAGAGCATAtag GGAGGGTACAAGGTACCGAGTGTACGTGGTGACGCCTCTGCTGCCGGGCTTCGAAGGAGACATCAACACCGGAGGAGGCAGCGCCATCCAGGCCGTCATGCACTTCaactacag GACCATGAACAGAGGAGACCACTCCATCATCTCGCAGCTCAGGAGAGAGA TGGGAGACCAGTGGATGAACTACATCTCCATCGCTGGTCTGAGGACTCATGCTGACCTGGAGGGGAAGCTGGTCACCGAGCTCATCTACGTTCACAGCAAGATGCTCATCGCCGACGACAACACCGTCATAATCG GTTCTGCCAACATCAACGACCGGAGCATGCTGGGAAAGAGGGACAGCGAGGTGGCGGTGATCGTGGAGGACTCGGAGACGGTGACAGCGGTGATGGACGGGCAGGAGTACCAGGCTGGGAAATACGCCCTGCAGCTCCGCCTCGAGTGCTTCAA GACCATCCTGGGCGGTCACACCGATCCCTCCATCGACGTGTCGGATCCAATCAGCGAGCAGTTCTACAAGGAGGTGTGGATGGCCACCTGCGCTCGCAACGCCACCATTTACCAGAAG GTGTTCCGCTGTCTGCCGTCCAGCGACGTCCGTAACATCCTGGAGCTGGAGGGCTACCTCGCCAAGCAGGGCCTGGACAAGGAGGACCCGGCCCGGGCTCacgaggagctgaagaagatccGCGGCTTCCTCGTCCAGTTTCCTCTCCAGTTCCTGTCCGAGCAGAACCTGCTTCCTCCCATCGGCTCCAAGGAGGCCATGGTGCCCATGGAGGTCTGGACCTGA